In one Arachis duranensis cultivar V14167 chromosome 9, aradu.V14167.gnm2.J7QH, whole genome shotgun sequence genomic region, the following are encoded:
- the LOC107467087 gene encoding uncharacterized protein LOC107467087 produces MLKLLRQRLSLRNTHRDTETERSQVRMMVQLVLLYKAPLLHASLSLFLAFFIAFFRLPILFLYALQTYIHPDAQPSTSNGLRAAIRRPSAPEGPAPDLRKRSKNKDKLDFDEKNAQIFRLRLDHAHLQSRLYIDQYCVAFTVSFVTLSSLFLHSYLGSDTNSGFFVSGAFVPILLSSLSLYMWVMMLARLTFERSASRRSEKQLSVLFGIFGIFVGILGLDHTSSLLLDLHFAGLDGFWKVLFALFMKFLSLVLFISAARIARSFWLGTDQIRCNLSMITCGWFGRTILYANQLFVIFTALIWIKPLAEIFVNNSNFNNNNSKGGSEVGNAEKLLGNLGFSPSDFGNFRWWCLFGSSLLQIVALRPSLQMYLNEALLSWYQRLHASKVPDLDYSRAKMFLHNHYLCLVVLQFLGPPVLVLLFLGLSQIDVPSIANLPLLSDLLPSSTLVKGVALFLSWWITFLYAIFSSVMLLLHRHCVLYIS; encoded by the coding sequence atgttaaagcTTTTAAGACAAAGACTCTCTCTCAGAAACACACACAGAGACACAGAAACAGAGAGGAGTCAGGTGAGGATGATGGTGCAGTTGGTGTTATTGTACAAAGCCCCACTCCTGCACGCTTCGCTCTCCCTCTTCCTCGCGTTCTTCATCGCATTCTTCAGGCTCCCAATTCTCTTCCTTTACGCTCTCCAAACCTACATCCACCCCGATGCCCAACCCTCCACCTCCAACGGCCTTCGTGCTGCCATTCGCCGCCCTAGCGCCCCCGAAGGCCCTGCTCCCGACCTCAGAAAGCGGTCCAAGAATAAGGACAAGCTCGATTTCGACGAGAAGAATGCCCAGATCTTCAGGCTCAGGCTCGACCATGCTCACCTTCAATCCCGCCTCTACATCGATCAATACTGCGTTGCGTTCACCGTCTCCTTCGTTACCCTCTCTTCCCTCTTCCTTCACTCTTACTTGGGTTCCGATACCAATTCTGGCTTCTTCGTGAGTGGTGCTTTCGTTCCGATTCTGTTGTCAAGTTTGAGCCTTTACATGTGGGTCATGATGCTTGCGAGGCTCACTTTCGAGAGATCCGCGTCCAGGAGATCCGAGAAGCAGCTCAGTGTTCTTTTTGGTATTTTCGGGATTTTTGTGGGGATTTTGGGTTTGGATCACACCTCTTCGTTGCTTTTAGACCTCCATTTTGCTGGTCTTGATGGGTTCTGGAAGGTTCTCTTTGCTTTATTTATGAAATTTCTTTCATTGGTGTTGTTCATTTCTGCTGCTAGAATTGCACGTTCCTTTTGGCTTGGAACTGATCAGATTCGTTGCAATTTGTCCATGATCACTTGTGGATGGTTTGGTCGCACCATCCTTTACGCAAACCAACTGTTTGTTATATTTACTGCTTTGATTTGGATTAAGCCTTTAGCTGAGATTTTCGTGAACAACTCAAACTTCAACAATAACAATAGTAAGGGTGGCAGTGAAGTTGGCAATGCAGAGAAATTGTTGGGAAACTTGGGGTTTTCACCTTCTGATTTCGGGAACTTTAGGTGGTGGTGCTTGTTTGGGTCTAGTTTGTTGCAGATTGTGGCATTAAGGCCAAGCCTTCAGATGTATCTGAATGAAGCTCTTTTATCTTGGTACCAAAGGCTCCATGCTAGTAAGGTTCCTGACTTGGATTATAGCAGGGCAAAGATGTTTCTGCATAATCACTACTTGTGCCTTGTGGTTTTGCAGTTCCTTGGCCCACCTGTGCTGGTACTTCTCTTTCTTGGGTTATCTCAGATTGATGTTCCTTCTATTGCAAACCTCCCATTATTGAGTGATTTACTTCCTAGCTCTACATTAGTCAAGGGAGTTGCTTTGTTTTTGTCGTGGTGGATAACCTTCCTTTATGCAATATTCTCTTCAGTGATGCTTCTGCTTCATCGCCATTGTGTGTTATACATTTCTTGA
- the LOC107466905 gene encoding uncharacterized protein LOC107466905 isoform X2 — protein sequence MESMVQVAKGETAPFWTEERHVHFLNTMEASFVRTMLHRNGGDYYSGRWQLLRLDRHLPDSSESTLDSEESRNSKMKKKHEASPSGRVLEGSPIQNGEKKIHEKEKEIIATTHFINGGTGGPRNRKWRSRRYCFCW from the exons ATGGAATCAATGGTGCAGGTGGCCAAGGGTGAAACGGCGCCGTTTTGGACTGAGGAGAGGCACGTGCACTTCCTCAACACCATGGAAGCCTCCTTCGTCCGCACAATGCTCCACCGCAACGGAGGGGACTACTACTCCGGTAGATGGCAGCTACTCCGGCTGGACCGCCACCTCCCGGACTCGTCGGAATCCACCTTGGACTCGGAAGAAAGCCGCAACAgcaagatgaagaagaagcatgaaGCCTCACCGTCAGGTAGGGTTCTAGAAGG GTCCCCGATCCAGAACGGAGAAAAGAAGATCCatgagaaggagaaggagatcATCGCAACTACACATTTCATCAATGGAGGAACAG GTGGTCCCAGAAATAGAAAATGGAGGAGCAGAAGATACTGCTTTTGTTGGTGA
- the LOC107467026 gene encoding uncharacterized protein LOC107467026: protein MESTQSRSDEAGSMAAEICSQIASIFSKPTHPYPPPLDVLVNELTAVASRKARVFLYGVGREGLMLKALCMRLAHLGLQAHLVFDMTTPPIAPGDLLVASAGPGGFSTVEAICSVARSNGGRVLLLTAQPERGSCVRHANAVAYVAAQTMADDEEGEGNELLPMGSLYEGALFVVFEMVVYKLREALDQTPEAVRSRHTNLE from the coding sequence ATGGAATCTACTCAATCTAGGTCCGATGAAGCAGGTTCAATGGCCGCAGAAATCTGCAGCCAAATAGCATCCATATTCTCAAAGCCCACCCACCCGTACCCGCCCCCGCTTGACGTCTTGGTCAACGAGCTCACCGCCGTAGCCTCTCGAAAAGCCCGCGTTTTCCTCTACGGAGTGGGCCGCGAGGGCCTCATGCTGAAGGCCCTCTGCATGCGCCTGGCTCACCTGGGCCTACAGGCCCACCTGGTGTTCGACATGACCACTCCTCCCATCGCTCCCGGCGACCTGTTGGTGGCCTCCGCCGGCCCCGGGGGGTTCTCCACCGTGGAGGCCATATGCAGCGTGGCCCGATCCAACGGCGGGAGGGTCCTCCTGCTGACGGCCCAGCCGGAGAGGGGGTCATGCGTGAGACACGCGAATGCGGTGGCTTACGTGGCAGCGCAGACGATGGCGGATGATGAAGAGGGTGAGGGGAATGAGTTGCTTCCGATGGGGAGTTTGTACGAAGGGGCTCTTTTTGTGGTGTTCGAGATGGTTGTTTACAAGCTTCGAGAGGCGTTGGATCAGACCCCTGAAGCCGTTCGATCTCGCCACACTAATCTTGAGTGA
- the LOC107467027 gene encoding protein phosphatase inhibitor 2 — protein MKSRVRWDEANIVEIESTKPVRQKITEPKTPYHPMIDDEDSPSPIRGSFEECVDGEHCETNAVSAFDDAASGSRKGTKESDGWTSSEDEAEAMEQDDDDKNLSFKEQRKAHYDEFLKVKELRQKASLVEDESDEDNNAELTKGKGSSDKSAVSAS, from the exons ATGAA ATCACGTGTAAGATGGGATGAGGCTAACATTGTAGAAATTGAATCAACCAAACCCGTGAGGCAGAAAATTACTGAGCCGAAGACTCCGTATCACCCTATGATTGATGATGAAG ATTCTccatctcccataagaggaagCTTTGAGGAATGTGTTGATGGTGAACATTGTGAAACAAATGCCGTATCAGCCTTTGATGATGCGGCTTCTGGTAGCAGAAAAGGCACAAAAGAGTCTGATGGCTGGACGTCGTCAGAGGATGAGGCAGAAGCAATGGAACAAGATGATGATG ATAAGAATTTGAGTTTTAAAGAGCAGAGAAAGGCCCACTATGATGAATTCCTCAAAGTTAAAGAGCTGAGGCAGAAGGCTTCTCTTGTAGAGGATGAAAGTGACGAGGATAACAATGCCGAGCTAACCAAGGGGAAGGGGAGCAGTGACAAATCTGCAGTGAGTGCTAGCTGA
- the LOC107466905 gene encoding uncharacterized protein LOC107466905 isoform X3 — translation MESMVQVAKGETAPFWTEERHVHFLNTMEASFVRTMLHRNGGDYYSGRWQLLRLDRHLPDSSESTLDSEESRNSKMKKKHEASPSGPRSRTEKRRSMRRRRRSSQLHISSMEEQVVPEIENGGAEDTAFVGEHHKH, via the exons ATGGAATCAATGGTGCAGGTGGCCAAGGGTGAAACGGCGCCGTTTTGGACTGAGGAGAGGCACGTGCACTTCCTCAACACCATGGAAGCCTCCTTCGTCCGCACAATGCTCCACCGCAACGGAGGGGACTACTACTCCGGTAGATGGCAGCTACTCCGGCTGGACCGCCACCTCCCGGACTCGTCGGAATCCACCTTGGACTCGGAAGAAAGCCGCAACAgcaagatgaagaagaagcatgaaGCCTCACCGTCAG GTCCCCGATCCAGAACGGAGAAAAGAAGATCCatgagaaggagaaggagatcATCGCAACTACACATTTCATCAATGGAGGAACAG GTGGTCCCAGAAATAGAAAATGGAGGAGCAGAAGATACTGCTTTTGTTGGTGAGCATCATAAACATTGA
- the LOC107467052 gene encoding membrane steroid-binding protein 2: MEVQQIWETVKEAIVAYTGLAPATFFTLVALLFAVYYLVSVMFGSPAYEDYRRHGERDMEEEQMPPLKPPVQIGEVTEEELKAYDGTDPEKPLLMAIKGQIYDVSQSRMFYGPGGPYALFAGKDASRALAKMSFEDKDLTGDISGLGPFEIEALHDWEYKFMTKYVKVGTIKQTGRDLDVDAKPTEAAHSETPSHVDADKDE, from the exons aTGGAAGTGCAGCAAATATGGGAGACGGTGAAGGAGGCCATCGTGGCCTACACAGGCCTAGCTCCGGCCACTTTCTTCACGCTGGTGGCGCTCCTCTTTGCCGTTTACTACTTGGTTTCGGTGATGTTCGGGTCGCCAGCATACGAGGACTATCGGCGCCACGGGGAGAGGGATATGGAAGAGGAGCAGATGCCACCTCTGAAGCCGCCAGTGCAGATTGGTGAGGTGACTGAGGAGGAGCTCAAGGCCTACGATGGCACCGATCCCGAGAAGCCCCTTCTCATGGCCATCAAAGGTCAGATCTATGATGTCTCCCAAAGCAG GATGTTTTACGGACCCGGTGGACCCTATGCTCTTTTTGCAGGCAAGGATGCTAGCAGAGCTCTCGCTAAGATGTCTTTTGAAGACAAAGACCTCACTGGGGATATTTCTGGGCTTGGCCCATTCGAGATTGAAGCCTTACATGACTGGGAATACAAGTTTATGACCAAGTATGTTAAGGTCGGTACCATCAAACAAACTGGACGGGATTTGGATGTTGATGCTAAGCCTACTGAAGCTGCCCACTCTGAAACTCCCTCTCATGTTGATGCTGATAAAGATGAGTAA
- the LOC107467025 gene encoding E3 ubiquitin-protein ligase ATL6-like: MLESKFKPKPLHLHFMLMLILILHQHGNGTEAQSPLQPVKPLSSNHNPRDPSTVLFIATILGTFIFVAAFVAFLRRCTEPYFTQQQSNITHLRCSCCNGGISPDILETFPIVFYSSIKDLRIRKEAPLECAVCLTEFAGNDTLRLLPHCNHVFHPPCIDAWLSSHVTCPVCRANLNQHPSQVAISVITQLSGYGEEEHEEDGSGNRAEQSVGGESIIEGSPLARDASEGQRNNEEDKGMPERAAKGKLGGKGRVLKRSNTTGHSVVEAGECMERYTLRLPEDVRRYIMVNHGVMMTQRSASYNAAESSKKGLCWSDTEGGSSRGKKCQSSVTGKGRVWKNNGGQ, encoded by the coding sequence ATGCTTGaatccaaattcaaacctaAACCGTTACACTTGCACTTCATGCTCATGCTCATTCTCATTCTCCATCAGCATGGCAATGGCACAGAGGCACAGTCCCCGCTCCAGCCGGTGAAACCGCTTTCCTCCAACCACAACCCCCGGGACCCTTCAACCGTCCTCTTCATCGCCACCATCCTCGGAACCTTCATATTCGTCGCCGCGTTCGTAGCCTTCCTCCGCCGCTGCACAGAGCCGTACTTTACTCAACAGCAGAGCAATATCACACACTTGCGCTGTTCCTGCTGCAACGGCGGCATCAGCCCCGACATCCTCGAAACCTTCCCCATCGTGTTCTATTCCAGCATCAAGGACCTCAGAATCCGCAAAGAAGCTCCGCTAGAGTGTGCCGTCTGCCTCACCGAGTTCGCCGGCAACGACACTCTTCGGCTGCTTCCACACTGCAACCACGTGTTCCACCCTCCCTGCATCGACGCCTGGCTCTCTTCCCACGTCACCTGCCCCGTTTGCCGCGCCAATCTCAACCAACATCCCTCCCAAGTCGCCATTTCGGTGATAACACAATTGAGCGGCTACGGAGAAGAAGAACACGAAGAAGACGGTTCTGGAAACAGAGCAGAACAGAGCGTGGGTGGCGAGAGCATAATTGAGGGGAGCCCGTTGGCGCGTGACGCGAGTGAGGGACAGCGGAACAACGAAGAAGATAAAGGGATGCCGGAAAGAGCGGCAAAAGGGAAGCTTGGTGGGAAGGGGAGGGTTCTGAAGAGGTCGAATACGACGGGGCACTCGGTGGTGGAGGCAGGAGAGTGTATGGAGAGGTATACGCTGAGGTTGCCGGAGGATGTGAGGAGGTACATTATGGTGAACCATGGGGTGATGATGACGCAGCGTTCGGCGAGCTACAACGCGGCGGAGAGTTCGAAGAAAGGATTGTGTTGGAGTGACACGGAAGGAGGTAGCAGCAGAGGTAAGAAGTGTCAGAGCTCTGTTACAGGGAAGGGAAGAGTATGGAAGAATAATGGAGGTCAGTGA
- the LOC107466905 gene encoding uncharacterized protein LOC107466905 isoform X1 codes for MESMVQVAKGETAPFWTEERHVHFLNTMEASFVRTMLHRNGGDYYSGRWQLLRLDRHLPDSSESTLDSEESRNSKMKKKHEASPSDSLLTGPRSRTEKRRSMRRRRRSSQLHISSMEEQVVPEIENGGAEDTAFVGEHHKH; via the exons ATGGAATCAATGGTGCAGGTGGCCAAGGGTGAAACGGCGCCGTTTTGGACTGAGGAGAGGCACGTGCACTTCCTCAACACCATGGAAGCCTCCTTCGTCCGCACAATGCTCCACCGCAACGGAGGGGACTACTACTCCGGTAGATGGCAGCTACTCCGGCTGGACCGCCACCTCCCGGACTCGTCGGAATCCACCTTGGACTCGGAAGAAAGCCGCAACAgcaagatgaagaagaagcatgaaGCCTCACCGTCAG ATTCGTTATTGACAGGTCCCCGATCCAGAACGGAGAAAAGAAGATCCatgagaaggagaaggagatcATCGCAACTACACATTTCATCAATGGAGGAACAG GTGGTCCCAGAAATAGAAAATGGAGGAGCAGAAGATACTGCTTTTGTTGGTGAGCATCATAAACATTGA